The following coding sequences lie in one Labrus bergylta chromosome 5, fLabBer1.1, whole genome shotgun sequence genomic window:
- the st3gal8 gene encoding ST3 beta-galactoside alpha-2,3-sialyltransferase 8, with protein sequence MILRRKLCVALVIAAILFLMFASQSIQKKNFLPLSLALPFSWATPTNEETVVQPTAPPAGLTHEPPVSPPPPNTPKPEAEEGSLGDPQQDQSRPCGCSDSCISDVEGSDWFSKRYDPKQQPVLRETNNFDPDAIKWWLGLQRSGTDQTLEGVISKMFKVISPPTEDFRPLPSRCRRCAVVGNSGNLRKSGHGSLINSHDFIFRMNKAVTQGFEKDVGNRTTYHLLYPESAVDLSRGVGLILLPFKLRDLEWLTSALSTGEVKMTYMRVKDRVAADKDKVLVVNPVFFKYVCDHWTERHGRYPSTGMLAIIFALHTCDQVSVFGYGADQQGNWHHYWEQNRYAGAFKKTGVHSADFETQVIQQLAKEGKISLHL encoded by the exons ATGATATTGAGGAGGAAGCTGTGCGTTGCCTTGGTGATCGCTGccatcctcttcctcatgtTCGCCAGTCAGAGCATCCAGAAGAAAAACTTCCTGCCACTATCACTGGCCCTGCCCTTCAGCTGGGCCACGCCCACCAATGaggagacag tCGTTCAACCAACAGCGCCTCCTGCTGGTCTGACCCATGAACCTCCTGTTAGCCCCCCTCCTCCAAACACCCCTAAACCTGAGGCAGAGGAGGGGTCTTTAGGGGACCCCCAGCAGGATCAGAG CAGGCCGTGTGGTTGCTCTGATTCCTGCATTTCAGACGTGGAGGGCTCAGACTGGTTCAGCAAACGCTATGACCCCAAACAGCAGCCCGTCCTCCGAGAGACTAACAACTTTGACCCGGACGCGATTAAATGGTGGCTG GGTCTCCAGCGGTCAGGAACCGACCAGACCTTGGAGGGAGTCATTTCAAAGATGTTCAAGGTGATTTCTCCGCCCACTGAGGACTTCAGGCCCCTTCCCTCTCGTTGCCGTAGATGTGCTGTGGTCGGCAACTCTGGCAACCTACGGAAGTCAGGACACGGCAGCCTGATCAACTCCCATGACTTCATATTTCG GATGAACAAAGCGGTGACCCAGGGATTTGAGAAAGACGTTGGAAATCGAACCACTTATCACTTGTTATACCCAGAGAGCGCGGTGGATCTTAGCCGTGGCGTCGGACTCATCCTGCTGCCGTTCAAACTGAGAGACCTGGAGTGGCTGACCAGCGCGCTGTCCACCGGAGAAGTTAAGAT gaccTACATGAGAGTCAAAGACAGAGTGGCGGCGGATAAAGACAAG gttcTCGTGGTCAACCCGGTCTTCTTTAAGTACGTGTGTGATCACTGGACTGAACGTCACGGTCGGTACCCGTCTACCGGCATGCTGGCTATCATTTTCGCCCTGCACACCTGTGACCAG gtCTCTGTGTTCGGTTACGGCGCCGACCAGCAGGGTAACTGGCATCACTACTGGGAGCAGAACCGCTACGCCGGAGCCTTCAAGAAGACGGGCGTCCACAGCGCTGACTTTGAAACACAGGTCATCCAACAGCTCGCCAAGGAGGGCAAGATCAGTCTGCACCTGTGA